Proteins found in one Rhodobacteraceae bacterium D3-12 genomic segment:
- a CDS encoding SDR family oxidoreductase has product MIEFSGKTALITGAGSGIGKATAELFHQLGAKVLLADINASAAAEAAKVLDPTGKTASAFGYDAADRASADNTVAACIEAFGGLDYLVAAAGIYRKQSIAEMTDEQWREMMGVNLDGIFYITRAAIPHFSEGGAIVNLASIAANFGGRLTRGHYGASKGGVMAYTRGLAKELAPKVRVNCLNPGIVETPMADDPADLLSPEVLEMVPLKRPAQPSEMASIIAFLCSDAASYITAEAVIASGGFYIG; this is encoded by the coding sequence ATGATTGAATTTTCCGGCAAAACAGCACTCATCACCGGCGCAGGAAGCGGCATCGGTAAGGCCACCGCAGAACTGTTTCATCAGCTCGGAGCAAAGGTATTGCTCGCGGACATCAATGCGTCCGCAGCAGCTGAGGCCGCCAAAGTGCTTGACCCCACCGGCAAGACAGCAAGCGCATTCGGCTACGATGCTGCTGACAGGGCCAGCGCCGACAACACGGTGGCCGCGTGTATCGAAGCTTTCGGGGGTCTGGACTACCTTGTGGCTGCGGCGGGGATCTATCGCAAGCAAAGCATCGCCGAAATGACGGATGAGCAATGGCGCGAGATGATGGGCGTCAATCTGGATGGGATTTTTTACATCACACGCGCTGCGATCCCGCATTTTTCGGAAGGGGGTGCCATCGTAAACCTTGCCTCTATTGCGGCGAATTTCGGCGGGCGCCTTACCCGTGGCCACTACGGCGCCAGCAAAGGCGGTGTCATGGCCTATACGCGGGGACTGGCTAAAGAGCTTGCGCCCAAGGTGCGCGTGAACTGCCTCAATCCCGGTATCGTTGAGACGCCGATGGCTGATGACCCTGCCGATTTGTTGAGCCCCGAAGTGTTGGAGATGGTTCCGCTCAAACGTCCGGCGCAACCCTCCGAAATGGCAAGCATTATCGCCTTTCTTTGTTCTGACGCTGCAAGCTATATCACGGCTGAAGCGGTTATCGCATCGGGCGGTTTCTATATTGGATAA
- a CDS encoding SDR family oxidoreductase has translation MIVGGANGIGAATATELAAQGMKPILCDLDGEQASLVAAQLGGHGFTLDVTDRSACFAVAEEIFARFGAASVLVNSAGVARVAAIEDQGSPAAWDSSLDVNLTGNFNMVHSLLSQLRETAGVIVNVASVMAQRSSAMTHVGYSASKGGVCALTRALCRQLAEDGIRVNAVAPGFIETPMLAANMTDFGPLLEQHVPMKRLGRPEEVAKVIAFLCSDAASFVSGAIVPVDGGYLVV, from the coding sequence GTGATCGTCGGCGGAGCCAATGGGATTGGTGCCGCCACCGCAACAGAGCTTGCAGCCCAAGGAATGAAGCCCATCCTATGCGATTTGGATGGTGAGCAAGCTTCTCTTGTGGCGGCGCAACTTGGCGGGCATGGGTTCACTCTTGATGTGACAGATCGGTCCGCATGTTTTGCGGTGGCCGAAGAGATATTCGCGCGGTTTGGCGCCGCATCTGTTCTTGTCAATTCCGCCGGTGTCGCACGGGTCGCGGCGATTGAGGATCAAGGTTCACCGGCTGCTTGGGATTCAAGTCTGGATGTGAACCTGACTGGTAACTTCAACATGGTTCACAGCTTGCTTTCACAGCTTCGGGAAACCGCAGGTGTGATCGTCAACGTTGCCTCTGTCATGGCGCAGCGCAGCAGCGCGATGACACATGTTGGTTATAGCGCTTCGAAAGGTGGGGTATGTGCTCTTACGCGGGCGCTTTGCCGACAGCTTGCCGAAGATGGTATCCGTGTTAATGCGGTTGCTCCCGGGTTCATTGAAACACCGATGCTTGCAGCCAATATGACCGATTTCGGCCCTCTGCTCGAGCAGCACGTTCCAATGAAGCGGCTAGGCCGCCCGGAGGAGGTTGCGAAAGTGATCGCTTTCCTCTGCTCCGACGCGGCCAGTTTTGTTTCAGGTGCGATCGTCCCAGTGGATGGAGGCTACCTTGTCGTCTGA
- a CDS encoding RidA family protein — MTTSKIVQPSQFGWAKPSMTVAEWNGDLLYISGLVAFQHDGSIAPGGMYDQAVCVFSNLKTVLAEAGLEMDSLLKINCFLADPSKFGEFATARAEAFPVRLPVNTTVGSTLVMPELLVEVDAIARR, encoded by the coding sequence ATGACCACCTCGAAAATCGTACAACCCTCCCAGTTCGGCTGGGCTAAACCTTCGATGACTGTCGCCGAATGGAACGGTGACCTGCTTTACATATCGGGCCTCGTCGCCTTTCAGCACGATGGTTCGATCGCACCGGGTGGCATGTATGATCAGGCCGTTTGCGTTTTCTCAAACTTGAAGACGGTGCTTGCTGAAGCGGGGCTAGAAATGGACAGTTTGCTGAAGATCAACTGTTTCCTCGCGGACCCTTCGAAGTTTGGTGAATTTGCCACCGCAAGAGCCGAGGCGTTTCCAGTCAGGCTGCCCGTTAACACAACCGTTGGCAGCACGCTTGTGATGCCGGAGTTGTTGGTTGAGGTTGATGCGATCGCCCGAAGGTAG
- a CDS encoding amino acid ABC transporter permease, which translates to MNISTPYVKRDSSVVHRPRNFMSRLGHYANKHPVIFVFSTLLLLVIIGLGAVILDWAVFRGIWSAPDSQACRAEGVGACWAVIGARWRIIFFGLYPFDEQWRSAIACAVMLATAITSCFPRFWTFKRLSILWVAGYVVFYILMGGGVFGLKPVTVQNWGGLALTFFVFGTCTILTMPLAVVLVLLRQSSLYMIWKPTQLIIDFVRSMPLLVVMFVTAVIVPFGLPDALIGEKLYRVILGFAFYNACYQAEILRGGIQSLPQGQDEAAKALGLSYRHRVSRIILPQAFKITLPATINQIVIIFLETPLISIIGFFEVLASGAAAFGTLEWGVAVAEVYLFISIVFFMLSFSLSSYGRFLEKHLSVNER; encoded by the coding sequence ATGAACATCTCAACACCATACGTAAAGCGTGACAGCTCTGTGGTGCATAGGCCGAGAAACTTTATGAGCAGGCTCGGCCATTATGCAAACAAGCATCCGGTGATTTTTGTTTTTTCGACGCTGCTGTTGCTTGTCATTATCGGGCTCGGAGCTGTTATTCTGGATTGGGCGGTGTTTCGCGGAATATGGTCTGCACCAGATTCCCAGGCCTGCCGAGCAGAAGGAGTCGGTGCATGCTGGGCTGTCATCGGCGCACGCTGGCGGATCATTTTCTTTGGTCTCTACCCGTTTGATGAACAGTGGCGTTCGGCGATTGCATGCGCCGTCATGTTGGCCACTGCGATCACATCCTGTTTCCCGCGGTTCTGGACCTTTAAGCGGTTGTCGATCCTCTGGGTGGCTGGTTATGTCGTATTCTATATCCTCATGGGAGGCGGTGTGTTCGGGTTGAAACCGGTGACCGTGCAGAATTGGGGTGGTTTGGCGCTGACGTTCTTTGTGTTCGGAACCTGTACAATCCTAACCATGCCGCTCGCTGTTGTGCTCGTCTTGCTTCGGCAGTCATCGCTGTACATGATTTGGAAGCCTACACAGCTGATCATTGATTTTGTCCGGTCGATGCCCTTGCTGGTGGTGATGTTCGTAACAGCGGTTATCGTGCCGTTCGGATTGCCCGATGCGCTGATCGGCGAAAAGCTATACCGGGTTATCCTTGGGTTTGCATTCTACAATGCCTGTTACCAAGCCGAAATCTTGCGCGGTGGCATCCAGAGTTTGCCACAGGGGCAGGACGAAGCCGCCAAGGCACTGGGTTTGTCCTATCGCCATCGCGTTAGCCGGATCATTCTGCCGCAAGCTTTCAAAATAACCTTGCCGGCAACGATCAATCAAATCGTAATCATCTTCCTCGAAACGCCATTGATAAGCATCATCGGCTTCTTTGAAGTCCTCGCTTCAGGCGCGGCTGCATTCGGCACTCTGGAATGGGGTGTCGCGGTCGCCGAAGTATATCTCTTCATTTCGATCGTCTTCTTCATGCTCTCCTTCTCGTTGTCTAGCTACGGCAGATTTCTGGAGAAGCATCTCAGTGTCAACGAAAGGTAA
- a CDS encoding ABC transporter permease subunit: protein MNRRLRDILLQISFVGLLLVLIVGFLLNAYFNLKEQGITSGFYFLERQIGWDMGFAFMPTAISDPYWYALLLALMNTVVIGYAAIALATILGVGVAAMRISGSSVLNTIAVGYIELIRNVPPLVQILAWYAVFTAFPPPRQALEFLGGVLLTARGLHVPAPNVSGMAIVLSCLVALICIAGLLWIALGKRFMFHQSLQKLKISAIVMAGSLVLICAIMAVLRLPDTPLISYPALKGFNISGGITMPPELTTILVGVTVFGSAFAAEIIRGGFLSVDTSKLEAGKALGMTGWSIFMKIRLPIAIRNIIPMMTNLYVWLIKATALGVAVGFADLFNVVVSAIVQSGHVIEFVIILAGAFWAVNAGFTILMNRFDRRLHAKEARK from the coding sequence ATGAACCGTCGCCTGCGCGATATTCTGTTGCAGATTTCCTTCGTGGGCCTGCTTCTTGTCCTGATTGTTGGCTTTCTGCTGAATGCCTATTTCAACCTTAAGGAACAAGGCATCACTTCGGGTTTCTATTTCCTCGAACGTCAGATCGGGTGGGATATGGGGTTCGCCTTTATGCCAACCGCAATCAGCGATCCATATTGGTATGCTTTGCTGCTGGCTCTGATGAACACAGTTGTCATCGGCTATGCTGCAATAGCATTGGCAACCATTCTGGGAGTTGGTGTTGCCGCGATGAGAATTTCGGGCAGCTCGGTATTGAACACCATCGCTGTGGGCTACATTGAGTTGATACGCAACGTGCCGCCGTTGGTCCAGATCCTCGCATGGTACGCAGTGTTCACGGCCTTTCCGCCGCCGCGTCAAGCTTTGGAGTTTCTTGGCGGTGTTCTGCTCACGGCGCGGGGGCTTCATGTTCCGGCACCAAATGTATCCGGGATGGCCATTGTGCTGTCCTGCTTGGTCGCGCTGATTTGCATCGCCGGGCTGCTCTGGATCGCGCTCGGGAAGCGTTTCATGTTTCACCAGAGCTTACAAAAACTAAAGATTTCCGCGATCGTGATGGCGGGTTCTTTGGTGCTGATCTGTGCGATTATGGCTGTACTGCGATTGCCCGATACGCCCCTGATATCGTATCCCGCGCTCAAAGGGTTCAATATTTCTGGCGGCATTACAATGCCACCTGAGCTTACAACCATTTTGGTCGGGGTAACAGTGTTCGGCTCTGCCTTCGCGGCGGAAATTATCAGGGGCGGTTTCCTATCGGTTGATACCTCAAAGCTGGAAGCCGGCAAGGCGCTGGGTATGACGGGTTGGTCGATCTTTATGAAAATCCGGCTCCCGATCGCAATTCGCAACATCATCCCGATGATGACCAATCTTTATGTCTGGCTGATCAAGGCGACCGCGCTGGGTGTAGCGGTGGGTTTCGCGGATCTCTTTAACGTTGTGGTGTCAGCCATCGTGCAGTCAGGCCACGTAATCGAGTTTGTGATCATTCTGGCCGGAGCGTTCTGGGCCGTGAACGCCGGTTTTACCATCCTGATGAACCGCTTTGACCGCAGGCTCCATGCCAAGGAGGCACGTAAATGA
- a CDS encoding molybdopterin guanine dinucleotide-containing S/N-oxide reductase, which yields MNDTMDQKTEMKHLGDEFRSHSSHWGAFRARWDGERLQVTPRADDPDPSSLLQNIPDALRHKARIARPAIRKGWLEGKGAGSRRSGNDFIEMPWDEVLDLLAEKLRSTRDEHGPESIFGGSYGWASAGRFHHAQSQVHRFLNTAMGGYVRSVNNYSAGAALVVLPYVFGPYADVTMRNVTWEQVEAHTDIVLAFGGLPTKNTSVASGGISSHIERPSMVAAHRQGTRFVSVSPMRDDMIDEVEADWFASRPSTDVAFMMALAHVLVSEGLHDRGFLDQYTSGYDRFEAYLMGRIDGVAKTPEWAAEITGIDANRIRALALDLPKKRVLIVTAQSLQRARYGEQPIWMAATLAAMLGQIGLPGGGFNYALGSLAHYGRQQGSATLPALPQGQNGVETFIPVARIADMLLNPGAGYDYNGQKLTYPKIELIYWLGGNPFHHHQDINRLKAAFDQVETLVVHESVWTPMARYADVVLPATITLERNDLACGRSDPTMIAMQQVAPPFAQARDDFSIFAALSRRLDVEQAFTEGRSADEWVRHFYENTRRQLLERGEDAPDFDSFWSKGEVALPQDPDDGGILRAFRQDPQGSPLPTETGKIVVFSETIASFGYDDCPGHPVWLEPTEVPMTPDMFYLVANQPARRLHSQLDFGAHSVAGKTSQRETLRMHPEDAERLGVGDGDIVKISNRRGACLAGVALTDAILQGVVNLPTGAWYDPECPNGEAPLCVHGNPNVLTKDIGTSRLSQGCTGQITFVFIERFDGPLPPVRAYDPPACLAARNTMEGQCS from the coding sequence ATGAACGACACGATGGATCAGAAAACAGAGATGAAGCACCTCGGAGACGAGTTTCGTTCGCACAGTTCTCATTGGGGGGCGTTTCGTGCCCGCTGGGACGGTGAGCGCTTGCAAGTCACGCCCCGGGCTGATGATCCTGATCCGTCGTCATTGCTACAGAACATCCCGGATGCGCTGCGTCACAAAGCGAGGATCGCGAGGCCTGCAATCCGAAAGGGGTGGCTGGAAGGTAAGGGAGCGGGAAGTCGGCGTTCCGGAAATGATTTCATCGAAATGCCGTGGGATGAGGTACTAGACCTCTTGGCAGAAAAACTTCGCTCTACGCGTGACGAGCATGGACCGGAATCCATTTTTGGTGGGTCATATGGATGGGCTTCTGCAGGGCGTTTCCATCACGCGCAAAGCCAGGTGCACAGGTTTCTGAACACGGCGATGGGCGGCTACGTTCGCTCGGTCAACAATTATAGCGCTGGCGCGGCGCTGGTTGTTTTGCCGTATGTCTTCGGACCTTACGCAGATGTAACTATGCGAAATGTAACCTGGGAACAGGTCGAAGCGCATACAGACATAGTGCTGGCCTTTGGTGGGTTGCCAACCAAAAACACGTCGGTTGCCAGCGGAGGCATCAGTTCGCATATTGAGCGGCCCAGCATGGTCGCCGCTCATCGCCAAGGCACGCGGTTCGTCTCAGTCAGTCCAATGCGCGATGATATGATCGACGAGGTCGAGGCTGATTGGTTTGCATCAAGGCCATCAACCGATGTGGCCTTCATGATGGCGCTGGCGCATGTGTTGGTGTCCGAAGGGCTGCACGATCGCGGTTTTCTGGATCAATACACGTCAGGGTATGACAGGTTCGAAGCCTATCTGATGGGGCGCATTGATGGCGTTGCGAAAACACCGGAATGGGCCGCGGAGATCACGGGAATTGATGCAAATCGAATTCGTGCGTTAGCACTTGATTTGCCTAAGAAACGTGTCTTGATCGTGACGGCACAATCGCTGCAACGGGCACGGTACGGCGAACAACCGATCTGGATGGCCGCGACCCTTGCGGCAATGTTGGGACAGATTGGTTTGCCTGGCGGTGGTTTCAACTACGCGCTTGGATCATTGGCGCACTACGGTCGCCAACAGGGCAGTGCGACGCTGCCTGCATTGCCACAGGGTCAAAACGGCGTAGAGACGTTTATCCCGGTCGCACGGATCGCGGATATGCTGCTGAATCCAGGTGCCGGATATGATTATAACGGTCAAAAGCTGACCTATCCAAAGATAGAATTGATCTATTGGTTAGGGGGCAACCCATTTCATCACCACCAAGATATTAACCGTTTGAAGGCGGCGTTTGACCAGGTAGAGACGCTTGTTGTGCACGAATCCGTCTGGACGCCGATGGCGCGATACGCCGATGTGGTTCTTCCAGCGACGATAACGCTGGAGCGCAACGATCTGGCGTGCGGAAGATCAGACCCCACGATGATTGCGATGCAACAGGTGGCGCCTCCTTTTGCTCAGGCGCGAGATGACTTTTCGATTTTTGCAGCTCTTTCGCGTCGGCTTGATGTTGAGCAGGCGTTCACCGAGGGACGCAGTGCGGACGAATGGGTGCGGCATTTTTATGAAAATACGCGCCGACAACTTCTTGAACGAGGCGAAGATGCACCCGACTTCGATAGCTTTTGGAGCAAGGGCGAAGTTGCGTTGCCACAAGACCCGGACGACGGAGGGATTTTGCGCGCTTTTCGGCAAGATCCCCAAGGATCGCCGCTGCCCACGGAAACTGGCAAGATTGTTGTGTTCTCTGAGACGATTGCATCATTCGGTTACGACGATTGTCCGGGCCATCCTGTTTGGTTGGAGCCAACGGAGGTGCCGATGACACCTGACATGTTTTATCTTGTCGCGAACCAACCAGCGCGTCGGTTGCATAGTCAGCTGGATTTCGGTGCCCATAGCGTCGCTGGTAAGACATCACAACGCGAAACGCTCAGGATGCATCCTGAAGATGCTGAGAGATTGGGTGTTGGAGACGGCGATATCGTCAAGATTTCTAACCGGCGAGGTGCCTGCCTTGCAGGAGTGGCATTAACCGATGCAATTCTACAGGGCGTGGTGAATTTGCCGACAGGGGCTTGGTATGACCCTGAATGCCCGAATGGCGAGGCACCGCTTTGTGTCCATGGGAACCCCAACGTGTTGACCAAAGACATTGGAACCTCACGTTTGTCTCAAGGCTGTACCGGCCAAATAACCTTCGTATTTATCGAGCGTTTCGACGGCCCTCTGCCGCCAGTGCGCGCATACGACCCGCCTGCTTGTCTGGCAGCGCGGAACACTATGGAAGGACAATGCTCATAA
- a CDS encoding amino acid ABC transporter ATP-binding protein: protein MDNSTANAVAISDLNKYYANFHALHDINLEVKQKERIVICGPSGSGKSTLIRCINQLEEHQAGEIRIFGDEIRADRPDIEALRRQTGMVFQDFNLFPHMTVLENCILSPILVRKVPRAEAEEIARDYLAKVHVPDQADKYPTQLSGGQQQRVAIARALCMRPQIMLFDEPTSALDPEMISEVLDVMVELAGTGMTMICVTHEMGFARKVADRVIFMDAGRIVEQNEPEQFFNNPQSPRAKQFLEQVLSH, encoded by the coding sequence ATGGACAATTCAACAGCCAACGCCGTCGCCATATCGGACCTCAACAAATACTACGCCAATTTTCATGCGCTTCATGACATCAATCTCGAAGTAAAGCAGAAAGAACGGATTGTGATTTGCGGGCCGTCAGGGTCGGGAAAATCCACGCTTATCCGGTGCATCAATCAGCTTGAGGAACATCAAGCCGGTGAAATCCGCATCTTTGGCGATGAGATCCGTGCTGATCGTCCGGATATCGAAGCACTCCGCCGTCAAACTGGAATGGTCTTTCAGGATTTTAACCTCTTTCCGCATATGACCGTTCTGGAAAACTGCATTCTTTCCCCAATTCTGGTTCGCAAAGTGCCGCGCGCAGAAGCCGAGGAAATTGCGCGGGATTATCTGGCGAAAGTCCATGTGCCGGATCAGGCGGATAAATACCCGACCCAATTGTCGGGGGGGCAACAGCAAAGGGTAGCCATCGCACGAGCACTGTGCATGAGGCCCCAGATCATGCTGTTCGACGAGCCAACATCGGCACTTGACCCCGAGATGATCTCGGAGGTGCTGGACGTCATGGTCGAATTGGCGGGAACCGGTATGACCATGATCTGTGTCACCCATGAAATGGGCTTTGCCCGTAAGGTTGCTGACCGGGTGATCTTCATGGATGCGGGCAGGATAGTCGAACAGAACGAGCCGGAACAGTTCTTTAACAATCCGCAAAGCCCAAGAGCCAAACAATTTCTGGAACAGGTTTTGAGCCACTAA
- a CDS encoding transporter substrate-binding domain-containing protein produces MKTVFKIASNAAVVGLMALGAPMAQAQSKEPAPTIKQVQERGHLLCPSHVGTYKGFAEVDDKGEWQGLDIELCRAVATMMLGDKTKVELVPLSWAQRFPALQSGDVDIIIKVTGWTMSRDTEQNLQFSMPYFVGGTQFAVRKDLGITSAKELNGASICVAAGTSLVRFASNWLEGQGLEFKMIQFEKDEEAQSAYNAGRCDSYIQWGPNLAVFLTNAKGGTEENMVLPELVDFGLASITMREGEQQLVDSMNWLISILLQAEFEGVNSQNVDEMRANPTNPTVAKLLGVDPGLGERLGLRDDWAYDVIKQVGNYSEIYHKTMGDKSPYKLPRGFNNLWNNGGVLYPLTLD; encoded by the coding sequence ATGAAAACCGTTTTCAAGATAGCAAGCAACGCGGCTGTCGTTGGCTTGATGGCACTTGGCGCCCCGATGGCCCAGGCTCAATCCAAAGAGCCCGCCCCTACAATCAAACAAGTGCAAGAGAGAGGCCATCTGCTTTGTCCCAGTCACGTTGGCACCTACAAAGGTTTTGCAGAAGTTGACGACAAGGGCGAATGGCAAGGGCTCGATATTGAATTGTGCCGCGCAGTTGCGACCATGATGTTAGGCGACAAGACAAAAGTCGAGCTGGTGCCACTGAGTTGGGCGCAGCGGTTTCCTGCCCTTCAATCTGGTGATGTCGACATTATCATCAAAGTGACAGGTTGGACGATGTCGCGTGACACCGAACAAAACCTACAGTTTTCCATGCCTTACTTTGTTGGTGGTACCCAATTTGCTGTTCGTAAAGATCTGGGCATTACCTCGGCCAAGGAATTGAACGGTGCTTCGATCTGTGTCGCCGCCGGGACATCGCTTGTCCGGTTCGCGTCCAACTGGCTGGAAGGTCAAGGTCTTGAATTCAAGATGATCCAGTTCGAAAAGGATGAAGAAGCACAGTCCGCTTACAACGCCGGACGTTGTGACAGCTATATCCAGTGGGGTCCAAACCTGGCTGTGTTTCTCACGAATGCGAAAGGCGGAACCGAAGAAAACATGGTGTTGCCAGAGCTCGTAGACTTCGGGTTGGCGTCGATCACCATGCGTGAAGGCGAGCAGCAGTTGGTCGACTCGATGAACTGGCTTATCAGCATTCTGTTGCAGGCCGAATTCGAAGGGGTGAACTCGCAAAATGTTGACGAAATGCGTGCCAACCCGACAAACCCCACCGTGGCCAAGCTGTTGGGTGTGGATCCGGGCCTTGGTGAGCGGTTGGGGCTTAGAGATGATTGGGCCTATGACGTGATCAAACAGGTCGGCAACTATTCCGAGATCTATCACAAAACCATGGGCGACAAATCTCCCTACAAGCTTCCGCGGGGCTTTAACAACCTGTGGAACAATGGCGGTGTGCTCTACCCACTCACGCTCGACTAA
- a CDS encoding NAD(P)/FAD-dependent oxidoreductase, with product MANESPNTHMQVDAVIVGAGIAGMYAIHRLTQMGLSVCAFERGDGVGGTWYWNRYPGARCDVESLEYCYSFSEELVQEWSWKDRYADQSEILSYLDHVADRFDLRRHIQFETEIESAVYNDETALWTLTTNQGTSVSARYCVMATGNLSKPQFPAVPGLERFKGALHHTGAWPKDGLDFTGKRVVQIGTGATGIQVAPRIAPQAEALIVLQRTANFSIPAGQRPLPDEAQQEFRASFPVKLDLALNAASGMAYVPVPEQSALDVTEEERNRIYEERWQNGGSFAFSSSFNDILTDFEANQTAANFVRGKIRSIVKDPETAEALCPKDHPYATKRVCVDSGYYATFNRDNVTLVDLNVEKLLEFTENGFRTSKKEYEVDAAVFATGFDAITGAVLEMDVRGKGGLSLRDAWNDAPTAYLGLQAAGFPNLFFVTGPGSPSVKANMFKAIEQHVDWIADCIRDMREQGIVSIEADASAEAEWVAHVKDLADSTLYPLAKSWWTGANVPGKPRHFMIYIGGFSTYRQLCFDVAENGYKGFHLEKEPEVCT from the coding sequence ATGGCCAACGAAAGCCCAAACACACACATGCAAGTTGATGCCGTGATCGTCGGAGCCGGAATTGCGGGAATGTATGCCATACACCGACTAACTCAGATGGGATTGTCTGTCTGTGCTTTTGAGCGTGGGGATGGTGTCGGTGGAACGTGGTACTGGAACCGTTATCCAGGTGCGCGGTGTGATGTTGAAAGTCTGGAGTATTGTTACTCGTTTTCGGAAGAACTGGTGCAAGAATGGTCATGGAAAGACCGTTATGCCGACCAGTCAGAAATCCTCTCCTATCTTGACCATGTGGCAGACCGGTTCGACCTGCGGCGCCATATACAGTTTGAAACCGAGATTGAGAGCGCGGTCTACAATGACGAAACTGCCTTGTGGACTTTGACGACCAATCAAGGAACGAGTGTTTCAGCCAGATACTGCGTCATGGCGACTGGGAACCTCTCAAAGCCGCAGTTTCCCGCCGTACCGGGCTTGGAGCGGTTCAAGGGCGCTCTTCATCACACGGGTGCCTGGCCAAAGGACGGTTTGGATTTTACCGGCAAGCGAGTGGTTCAAATCGGTACGGGTGCGACGGGAATTCAGGTTGCACCGCGGATCGCCCCGCAAGCTGAGGCGTTGATTGTGTTGCAACGTACTGCCAACTTCTCGATCCCGGCTGGCCAGCGCCCGTTACCTGACGAAGCTCAACAAGAGTTTAGGGCGAGTTTTCCGGTAAAGCTCGATCTGGCGCTGAACGCGGCTTCGGGGATGGCCTATGTACCGGTTCCCGAGCAGTCGGCTTTGGACGTTACGGAAGAAGAGCGGAACCGGATTTACGAAGAGCGGTGGCAGAACGGTGGCAGTTTCGCTTTTTCATCTTCGTTCAACGATATTCTCACGGACTTTGAAGCCAACCAAACGGCTGCCAATTTCGTGCGCGGCAAGATACGTAGTATCGTAAAGGACCCGGAAACCGCCGAGGCGCTATGCCCAAAGGACCACCCCTATGCCACCAAGCGTGTTTGTGTGGATAGCGGGTATTATGCCACATTTAACCGAGACAACGTGACGCTGGTCGATTTGAATGTCGAAAAGTTGCTTGAGTTTACCGAGAATGGTTTTCGGACTTCAAAAAAGGAATATGAGGTTGATGCAGCCGTCTTTGCAACGGGATTCGATGCAATCACAGGCGCTGTTCTCGAGATGGATGTGCGGGGGAAAGGCGGACTTAGCCTCAGGGATGCTTGGAATGATGCGCCCACTGCTTACTTGGGTCTACAGGCGGCCGGATTTCCCAATCTTTTCTTTGTCACCGGTCCAGGAAGCCCATCGGTCAAGGCGAATATGTTCAAGGCAATTGAACAACATGTGGATTGGATTGCTGACTGCATTCGTGACATGCGCGAACAGGGTATCGTTTCGATAGAAGCGGATGCGTCGGCCGAGGCAGAATGGGTCGCCCATGTGAAGGATTTGGCAGATTCCACGTTGTATCCGCTTGCCAAGTCTTGGTGGACCGGTGCCAACGTGCCGGGGAAACCGCGCCACTTCATGATCTATATCGGGGGTTTTTCCACCTATCGGCAACTGTGTTTCGACGTCGCCGAGAATGGATATAAGGGGTTTCATCTCGAAAAAGAACCAGAGGTTTGCACCTGA